A genomic window from Paucibacter sp. KCTC 42545 includes:
- a CDS encoding efflux RND transporter periplasmic adaptor subunit has protein sequence MTKTSPHLPELLAHMPRSVAIAAMVAIAGIGFAVPSWAQQAPAKAGSTASPAPLSSLLLRAGGNGDVRFGRSFDGVVEAQRQTVMASQVAGAIVQIEVKPGDRVSQGQILLRIDARAANEAALASEAQAQAAHATLQLATRDFERQQQLFKQRYISQAALDQAESQFKATQAQVNAQLAQASGARTQSSLHVVRSPYAGVVSEVPVALGDMAMPGRALLTVYDPKALRVTANVPQSVVSSWGPKPQLSLELAGQQGITPARVQVLPVVDAATHSVQLRLDLADANLAAATPGMFARLWLSEAAAGAPATDNTGKATGAAPTPIMLPRSAVVRRAELNAAYVLDAQGRPLLRQLRLGRVQGEMVEVLSGLNLGERVATDPAAAARWKAQP, from the coding sequence ATGACCAAGACTTCACCCCACTTGCCCGAACTATTGGCGCACATGCCACGGTCGGTAGCCATTGCCGCCATGGTCGCTATTGCAGGGATTGGGTTTGCCGTCCCCTCGTGGGCTCAGCAAGCCCCTGCAAAGGCAGGATCCACGGCCAGCCCCGCCCCGCTGAGCAGCCTGCTGCTGCGGGCCGGTGGCAATGGCGATGTGCGTTTCGGCCGCAGCTTTGATGGTGTGGTGGAGGCGCAGCGGCAAACGGTGATGGCCTCGCAAGTCGCCGGCGCCATCGTGCAGATCGAGGTCAAGCCCGGCGACCGGGTCAGCCAGGGTCAGATCCTCCTGCGCATCGACGCTCGTGCTGCCAATGAGGCGGCCTTGGCCAGCGAGGCCCAGGCGCAAGCCGCGCACGCCACCTTGCAGCTGGCCACGCGTGATTTCGAACGCCAGCAGCAGCTCTTCAAACAACGCTACATCAGCCAAGCCGCCCTGGACCAAGCCGAGAGCCAGTTCAAAGCCACCCAGGCCCAGGTGAACGCGCAACTGGCGCAAGCCAGCGGCGCGCGCACGCAAAGCAGCTTGCACGTGGTGCGCAGCCCCTATGCCGGCGTGGTGTCCGAGGTGCCGGTTGCCTTGGGCGATATGGCCATGCCCGGCCGCGCGCTGCTGACCGTCTATGACCCCAAGGCCTTGCGCGTGACGGCCAATGTGCCGCAAAGCGTGGTGAGCAGCTGGGGCCCCAAGCCGCAGCTGAGCCTGGAGCTGGCCGGCCAACAAGGCATCACACCGGCGCGGGTTCAGGTCTTGCCGGTGGTGGACGCCGCCACGCACTCGGTGCAGCTGCGTTTGGACTTGGCCGACGCCAATCTGGCCGCGGCCACGCCGGGCATGTTCGCCCGCCTGTGGTTGAGCGAGGCCGCCGCTGGAGCACCTGCTACCGACAACACAGGCAAGGCGACGGGCGCCGCGCCCACACCCATCATGCTGCCGCGCTCGGCCGTGGTGCGCCGTGCCGAGTTGAATGCCGCCTATGTTTTGGACGCGCAAGGCCGGCCCTTGCTGCGCCAGCTGCGGCTGGGCCGCGTGCAGGGTGAGATGGTGGAGGTGCTGAGCGGCCTGAACCTGGGTGAGCGCGTCGCCACCGACCCGGCAGCCGCCGCCCGCTGGAAGGCACAACCATGA
- the cueR gene encoding Cu(I)-responsive transcriptional regulator, translated as MMKQEELFNIGEAAARSGVSAKMLRHYESLGLLPKVARTEAGYRLYSEREVHTLRFIRRARDLGFAMAEISELLKLWQNRRRASSDVKRIAQVHIDDLDRRLQEMSAMKQALEQLVHCCQGDERPDCPILDGLAS; from the coding sequence ATGATGAAGCAAGAAGAACTCTTCAATATCGGCGAGGCGGCGGCGCGCTCGGGCGTGTCCGCCAAGATGCTGAGGCATTACGAGTCCTTGGGGCTTTTACCCAAGGTGGCGCGCACCGAGGCGGGCTACCGGCTTTACTCTGAGCGCGAAGTGCACACCCTGCGCTTCATCCGCCGCGCCCGCGATCTGGGCTTTGCCATGGCCGAGATCAGCGAGCTGCTCAAGCTCTGGCAAAACCGTCGGCGCGCCAGCAGCGATGTCAAACGCATCGCCCAAGTGCATATCGATGACCTGGATCGGCGGCTGCAGGAAATGAGCGCGATGAAGCAAGCACTGGAGCAATTGGTGCATTGCTGTCAAGGCGACGAGCGGCCGGACTGCCCCATCCTGGACGGGCTGGCCAGCTGA
- a CDS encoding heavy metal translocating P-type ATPase, whose amino-acid sequence MNTNTSSSWALPISGMTCASCVKRVEKAIAAVPGVSAVEVNLATEIASVTGGLSDGGALGLDTLRQAVEKAGYQLTERSWQLQIKDMTCASCVGRVEKALLKVPGVLQAEVNLATETAQVRALSTVEADQLLAAVLRAGYGAQLQQDSEVNAQPDRPSWAHSGGPVLLAALLSAPLVLPMLAELFGGHWMLNGYWQLALAAPVQFWLGARFYKAGWAALRAGSGNMDLLVALGTSAAFGLSIYELLAYGAHSMNLYFESAAVVITLVLLGKWMEARAKRQTTEAIRALKKLRPETARVRRDGQEQELPLAALRLGDEVVVRPGERIPVDGEVLSGASPVDESLITGESLPVDKHVGDRVVGGAINGEGLLLLRTTALGAESTLSRIVRLVESAQAKKAPIQRMVDQVSAVFVPVVIGIALLTLLGWGFYSGDWEHAILNAVAVLVIACPCALGLATPTAIMVGTGVAARRGILVKDAEALELAAQVGLVAFDKTGTLTQGRPQLADLQAVAGLSEAQALGLTAALQAGSEHPLARAVQERAAAQGLSVLPCEDLRAVPGRGLSGVVGAQAYVLGSSRYMQELGVDLAPLQAAAEKAQAAGHSMSWLAQGSAEGGSAPRLLAALAFGDQVKASAAPAIAALHNMGVRALMLSGDNRAAAQAVGTQLGLDEVRAEILPEDKARIVAELKLASSAGQQRVAMVGDGINDAPALAAADVGFAMATGTDVAMAAAGITLMRGDVGLVAEAIALSRRTVAKIRQNLFWAFAYNVVGIPLAALGYLNPMLAGAAMALSSVSVVSNALLLKRWKP is encoded by the coding sequence ATGAATACAAACACCTCTTCGAGCTGGGCCCTGCCCATCAGCGGCATGACTTGCGCCTCTTGCGTCAAGCGAGTGGAGAAAGCCATTGCGGCCGTGCCGGGCGTCAGCGCGGTCGAAGTCAATCTGGCGACCGAAATCGCCAGCGTGACAGGCGGCCTGAGTGATGGCGGCGCACTGGGCCTGGACACATTGCGGCAGGCCGTGGAGAAAGCCGGCTACCAGCTGACCGAGCGAAGCTGGCAGCTGCAAATCAAGGACATGACTTGCGCCTCCTGCGTGGGCCGGGTCGAGAAGGCCCTGCTGAAGGTGCCCGGCGTGCTGCAGGCCGAGGTCAATCTGGCCACCGAGACGGCCCAGGTGCGGGCGCTAAGCACCGTCGAGGCCGATCAGTTGCTGGCGGCGGTGCTGCGCGCCGGTTATGGCGCGCAGTTGCAGCAAGACAGCGAGGTCAATGCCCAGCCGGATCGCCCCAGCTGGGCCCACAGCGGTGGCCCTGTCTTGCTGGCGGCCTTGCTGTCGGCGCCACTGGTTCTGCCCATGCTGGCCGAGCTGTTTGGCGGACATTGGATGCTGAACGGCTACTGGCAACTGGCCCTGGCCGCCCCGGTGCAGTTCTGGCTGGGCGCGCGCTTTTACAAGGCCGGCTGGGCCGCACTGCGCGCCGGCAGCGGCAATATGGATTTGTTGGTGGCCCTGGGCACCAGCGCAGCCTTCGGCCTGTCGATCTACGAACTGCTGGCCTATGGCGCACACAGCATGAATCTGTATTTCGAATCGGCGGCCGTGGTCATCACCCTGGTCTTGCTGGGCAAGTGGATGGAGGCCCGCGCCAAGCGCCAGACCACCGAAGCCATCCGCGCCTTGAAGAAGTTGCGCCCCGAAACCGCCCGCGTGCGGCGCGACGGGCAAGAGCAGGAACTGCCCCTGGCCGCCTTGCGCCTGGGCGACGAGGTCGTCGTGCGCCCAGGCGAGCGCATCCCGGTGGACGGCGAGGTGCTCAGCGGCGCCAGCCCGGTGGATGAATCGCTGATCACCGGTGAGAGCCTGCCGGTGGACAAGCATGTGGGCGACCGCGTGGTGGGTGGTGCCATCAACGGCGAGGGCTTGCTGTTGCTGCGCACCACGGCCTTGGGCGCCGAGTCCACCCTCTCGCGCATCGTGCGTCTGGTCGAGTCGGCGCAAGCCAAGAAGGCGCCGATCCAGCGCATGGTCGATCAGGTCAGCGCGGTGTTTGTGCCGGTGGTCATAGGCATCGCCTTGCTGACGCTGCTGGGCTGGGGCTTTTACAGCGGCGACTGGGAGCACGCGATTTTGAACGCCGTGGCGGTGCTGGTCATCGCCTGCCCTTGCGCATTGGGCCTGGCCACCCCCACGGCCATCATGGTGGGCACCGGCGTGGCGGCGCGGCGCGGCATTCTGGTCAAGGATGCCGAGGCGCTGGAATTGGCTGCGCAAGTGGGCCTGGTGGCGTTTGACAAGACCGGCACCCTGACCCAAGGTCGCCCCCAACTGGCCGACCTGCAGGCCGTGGCCGGGCTGAGTGAAGCCCAAGCCCTGGGCCTGACCGCCGCCCTGCAAGCCGGCAGCGAACACCCACTGGCGCGGGCGGTGCAGGAACGTGCGGCCGCGCAAGGTCTGAGCGTTCTGCCTTGCGAGGATTTGCGCGCCGTGCCGGGCCGCGGCCTGAGCGGCGTGGTGGGGGCCCAAGCCTATGTGCTGGGCAGCAGCCGCTATATGCAAGAGCTGGGCGTGGACTTGGCGCCCCTGCAGGCGGCCGCGGAGAAAGCGCAGGCCGCCGGCCACAGCATGTCTTGGCTGGCCCAGGGCAGCGCCGAGGGTGGCAGCGCGCCGCGCCTGTTGGCGGCCTTGGCCTTCGGTGACCAAGTCAAAGCCAGCGCCGCGCCGGCCATTGCCGCCCTGCACAACATGGGCGTGCGCGCTTTGATGCTCAGCGGCGATAACCGCGCCGCCGCGCAAGCGGTGGGCACGCAGCTGGGCTTGGACGAGGTGCGAGCCGAGATCCTGCCCGAGGACAAGGCCCGCATCGTGGCCGAACTCAAGCTGGCCAGCAGTGCCGGACAGCAGCGTGTGGCCATGGTGGGCGACGGCATCAACGACGCCCCGGCCCTGGCCGCGGCCGATGTGGGCTTCGCCATGGCGACGGGCACCGATGTGGCCATGGCCGCGGCCGGCATCACCCTGATGCGCGGGGATGTGGGCCTAGTGGCGGAGGCGATTGCCTTGTCGCGCCGCACCGTGGCCAAGATCCGCCAGAACCTGTTCTGGGCCTTCGCCTACAACGTGGTGGGCATTCCGCTGGCGGCACTGGGCTACTTGAACCCCATGCTGGCGGGTGCAGCGATGGCGCTGTCCAGCGTGTCGGTGGTCAGCAATGCCTTGTTGCTCAAGCGCTGGAAGCCATGA
- a CDS encoding heavy-metal-associated domain-containing protein, whose translation MNSYDFKLPDMSCGHCVASITAAMAELDAQAALDFKRDTRELQVKTELPREAVAAALSEAGYPPAP comes from the coding sequence ATGAATAGCTATGACTTCAAGCTGCCCGATATGAGCTGCGGCCATTGCGTGGCCAGCATCACCGCGGCCATGGCCGAGTTAGACGCGCAAGCCGCGCTGGACTTCAAGCGCGACACGCGTGAACTGCAGGTCAAAACCGAGTTGCCGCGCGAGGCAGTGGCGGCGGCATTGAGCGAGGCCGGCTATCCGCCGGCCCCTTGA
- a CDS encoding pirin family protein: protein MSQPVSSPARRVERIITGQATSDGAGVKLTRVLTQDLQRRLDPFLMLDAFGSDQPGDYIAGFPSHPHRGFETITYMLQGRMRHRDSAGNEGLLGDGGVQWMTAGRGVIHSEMPEQTAGRMAGFQLWLNLAGKDKMCPPWYRDIPAAEIPEVQIPGGLLRVIAGTSHGQAGAMQRDTTEPLYLDLHLQPGASFEQSLPEVFNAFVYVYEGELSFDADSAPVPAQRMALLANTPGADRVAFSAGAAGARALLIAGRPLGEAIAQYGPFVMNTQTELKQAVRDFQEGRLA, encoded by the coding sequence ATGTCACAGCCTGTATCAAGCCCCGCCCGCCGCGTCGAGCGCATCATCACCGGCCAAGCCACCAGCGACGGCGCGGGCGTCAAGCTCACCCGTGTCCTGACCCAGGACTTGCAGCGCCGGCTCGATCCCTTTTTGATGTTGGACGCCTTCGGTTCCGATCAGCCGGGTGATTACATCGCCGGCTTCCCTAGCCACCCGCATCGCGGCTTTGAGACCATCACCTATATGTTGCAGGGCCGCATGCGGCATCGCGATTCAGCAGGCAACGAGGGCTTGTTGGGTGATGGCGGCGTGCAGTGGATGACGGCCGGGCGCGGCGTGATCCATTCCGAAATGCCAGAGCAGACGGCCGGGCGCATGGCTGGCTTTCAGCTCTGGCTCAACCTCGCCGGCAAAGACAAGATGTGCCCGCCCTGGTATCGGGACATTCCGGCGGCGGAGATCCCGGAGGTGCAAATCCCTGGCGGCTTGCTGCGTGTGATCGCAGGGACCAGCCATGGCCAGGCCGGCGCCATGCAGCGCGACACTACTGAGCCGCTGTATCTTGACCTGCATCTGCAGCCCGGCGCCAGCTTCGAGCAAAGCCTGCCCGAGGTCTTCAACGCCTTTGTTTATGTCTACGAAGGCGAGCTGAGTTTTGATGCCGACAGCGCGCCGGTGCCGGCCCAGCGCATGGCTTTATTGGCCAATACGCCGGGGGCGGACCGCGTTGCTTTCAGCGCCGGCGCCGCGGGCGCGCGTGCCTTGCTGATCGCTGGCCGACCACTGGGCGAGGCGATCGCGCAGTACGGCCCCTTTGTGATGAATACGCAGACGGAACTCAAGCAGGCCGTGCGGGACTTTCAGGAAGGCCGGCTGGCCTGA
- a CDS encoding SGNH/GDSL hydrolase family protein — MTQYSPIKFALGGVMLAVAAWAQAGSYSGLVVFGDSLSDSGNNAALLAAYGPGAAPLSNTDYSKLPYASGRYSNGPVWTEYFAAKMGLPLAPSGVFGVPGYPSFGGNNYAFGGAETRADGVDGPGGFPFSMTKQLGMFLGDPSKTVSGNELFIISGGGNNVRVALDQLVGAQSQAEAEAIVGKAAVDYALDIGNMVDALQGRGAKHILVVNTPNFGRTPTALTLGASAQFWGSQTAAAMDGMLANRLAGEAGVQTFDMYAFLTQTVMNGAALGLSNVTDACGQVALNCNLSTSLFYDGIHPTTKGHQLLADAIYATAAVPEPATYAMFGLGVAVLAWARRRQVGSKA, encoded by the coding sequence ATGACACAGTATTCCCCGATCAAATTCGCCCTCGGTGGCGTGATGCTGGCCGTGGCCGCCTGGGCCCAGGCGGGCAGCTATTCCGGCCTGGTGGTCTTTGGCGACAGCTTGTCCGATTCAGGCAATAACGCCGCGCTCTTGGCCGCGTACGGCCCCGGCGCTGCGCCGCTGAGCAATACCGACTACTCCAAGCTGCCCTACGCCTCGGGCCGCTACAGCAATGGCCCCGTGTGGACGGAGTACTTCGCGGCCAAGATGGGCTTGCCCCTGGCGCCATCGGGGGTCTTCGGCGTACCTGGCTACCCCAGTTTTGGTGGCAATAACTATGCTTTCGGTGGGGCAGAGACCCGCGCTGATGGTGTCGACGGCCCCGGCGGCTTCCCCTTCAGCATGACGAAGCAGCTCGGCATGTTCCTGGGCGACCCGAGCAAGACGGTGTCGGGCAATGAGCTGTTCATCATCTCCGGCGGCGGCAACAATGTGCGGGTGGCCTTGGACCAGTTGGTGGGCGCCCAGTCGCAAGCCGAGGCCGAGGCAATTGTCGGCAAGGCCGCGGTCGACTACGCGCTCGACATCGGCAATATGGTCGATGCTTTGCAGGGGCGTGGCGCCAAACACATTTTGGTGGTGAACACGCCCAACTTCGGCCGGACGCCGACGGCCCTTACCTTGGGCGCCAGTGCGCAGTTCTGGGGTTCACAAACCGCCGCGGCGATGGATGGCATGCTGGCCAATCGCCTGGCCGGCGAGGCCGGTGTGCAAACTTTCGATATGTACGCCTTCTTGACCCAGACCGTGATGAATGGCGCCGCCTTGGGTTTGAGCAATGTCACCGATGCCTGCGGCCAAGTGGCGCTGAACTGCAATCTGTCGACCAGCTTGTTCTACGACGGGATTCACCCGACCACCAAGGGGCATCAACTCTTGGCCGATGCGATCTACGCGACGGCTGCTGTGCCCGAGCCCGCCACTTACGCCATGTTCGGCCTGGGTGTGGCGGTGCTGGCCTGGGCGCGCCGCCGCCAAGTGGGCAGCAAGGCCTGA
- a CDS encoding efflux RND transporter permease subunit: MSAPNRMGASGRIAAFFQSAQITPLLALVALLLGIFAVLVTPREEEPQINVTMANVLVPFPGASVGDVEQMIATPAEQVLSQMAGVEHVMSVSKPGLALLTVQFKVGVPRTEALVRLYDTVNSNADWLPSGLGALPPIIKPKGIDDVPILSLTLFSKGNSEKTGTNDANNETGAFELERVARGLEAELKRVPGTREVKTIGGPGRGVNIELDAARLASAGLTVADLRQALQSANAGAPLGEVLRGNKSIALEAGAFIANAADLEELVVGVRAGKPVYLRDVAELRDGALPATRYVWHAEGGQSYPAVTLAITKKAGENAIDVTHALTARVADLRNTLIPADVQVAETRNYGASADDKAKKLIQKLLFATASVVALVFIALGRREAAIVGTAVMLTLTVTLFASWAWGFTLNRVSLFALIFSIGILVDDAIVVVENIHRHQQLFPGRSLKDIIPGAVDEVGGPTILATLTVIAALLPMAFVSGLMGPYMSPIPINASMGMLLSLAIAFTVTPWLARIWMKASPATDACHDADAGSTEGAPHAHQTHGLAAKLAPMFERIFTPLLDAKRGGRNRGLLGLGIAALIALSLALPAAGWVVLKMLPFDNKSELQVVVDLPVGTPLEQTAAVLRELGAYLDGVPEVRHYQAYAGSASPINFNGLVRQYDLRSEPQQGDIQVNLVDQKHRKEQSHAIALRLRPELQKIGQRFGANVKLVEVPPGPPVMSPIVAEIYGPEAAGRNAVAAQVRAVFEASAGLVDVDDSRIASAPRQLLLIDRSKAALLGVPQSLIVSTLRAGFAGEPVTYLHDQSRSPVPAVLQLPPSSQGDINSLLALTVRSQSGASVAIRELVTLSDTLREQPIFHKDGLPVNYVMADMADAKTGLDSPLYGLFKMRGEIQKISTPGGGTLQEFFIKQPTDALRDYSIKWDGEWQITYETFRDMGLAYGVGLILIYLLVVAQFGSYLTPLIIMAPIPLTIIGVMPGHALLHAQYTATSMIGMIALAGIIVRNSILLVDFIQLQLREGMALERAIISAATARAQPIILTGLAAMMGAFFILDDPIFNGLAISLIFGIAISTLLTLVVIPLLYFVAYRHAHPKEIQS, from the coding sequence ATGAGCGCGCCAAATCGAATGGGTGCCAGCGGGCGCATTGCGGCCTTTTTCCAGTCCGCCCAAATTACGCCACTGCTGGCCTTGGTGGCCTTGCTGCTGGGCATCTTTGCGGTGCTGGTAACGCCCCGTGAAGAAGAGCCGCAGATCAACGTCACCATGGCCAATGTGCTGGTGCCCTTCCCTGGCGCCAGCGTGGGCGATGTGGAGCAGATGATCGCCACGCCCGCCGAACAAGTGCTGTCACAGATGGCCGGGGTCGAGCATGTGATGTCGGTGTCCAAGCCCGGCCTGGCCCTGCTGACGGTGCAATTCAAGGTCGGCGTGCCGCGCACCGAGGCCCTGGTGCGCCTCTACGACACGGTCAACTCGAATGCCGACTGGCTGCCCAGCGGCCTGGGCGCCCTGCCGCCCATCATCAAGCCCAAGGGCATTGATGATGTGCCTATCCTCAGCCTGACCTTGTTCAGCAAAGGCAACTCAGAGAAGACGGGCACAAACGACGCCAACAACGAAACCGGCGCTTTCGAGCTTGAGCGTGTCGCGCGCGGCCTGGAAGCCGAGCTCAAGCGCGTGCCCGGCACCCGCGAGGTCAAAACCATCGGCGGCCCGGGGCGCGGTGTGAACATCGAGCTTGACGCCGCCCGGCTGGCCAGCGCCGGCCTGACGGTGGCCGATCTGCGCCAGGCTTTGCAATCCGCCAACGCCGGGGCGCCCCTGGGCGAGGTCTTGCGCGGCAACAAAAGCATCGCGCTGGAGGCCGGTGCCTTCATCGCCAATGCGGCCGATCTGGAAGAACTGGTGGTCGGCGTGCGCGCCGGCAAGCCGGTTTACCTGCGCGATGTGGCCGAGCTGCGCGATGGCGCCCTGCCCGCGACGCGCTATGTCTGGCATGCCGAGGGCGGCCAGAGCTACCCCGCCGTCACCCTGGCCATCACCAAGAAGGCGGGCGAGAACGCTATCGACGTGACCCACGCCCTGACCGCCCGCGTGGCCGATCTGCGCAACACCTTGATCCCCGCCGATGTGCAGGTGGCCGAGACGCGCAACTACGGCGCCAGCGCCGATGACAAGGCCAAGAAGCTGATCCAAAAGCTGCTCTTCGCCACCGCCTCGGTGGTGGCCTTGGTCTTCATCGCCCTGGGCCGGCGCGAGGCCGCCATCGTCGGCACCGCCGTGATGCTGACGCTGACCGTCACCCTTTTCGCCAGCTGGGCCTGGGGCTTCACGCTCAACCGCGTGTCGCTGTTTGCGCTGATCTTCTCCATCGGCATCCTGGTGGATGACGCCATCGTGGTGGTGGAGAACATCCACCGCCACCAGCAACTCTTCCCCGGCCGCAGCCTGAAGGACATCATCCCCGGCGCGGTGGATGAAGTGGGCGGCCCCACCATCTTGGCCACGCTCACCGTCATCGCCGCGCTGCTGCCTATGGCCTTTGTGTCGGGCTTGATGGGGCCGTATATGAGCCCCATCCCCATCAACGCGAGCATGGGCATGTTGCTGTCGCTGGCGATTGCTTTCACCGTCACGCCTTGGCTGGCGCGAATCTGGATGAAGGCCTCTCCTGCCACTGATGCATGCCACGACGCAGATGCAGGCTCAACAGAAGGCGCACCACATGCGCACCAAACACATGGCCTGGCCGCCAAGCTGGCGCCGATGTTCGAGCGCATCTTCACCCCGCTGCTGGACGCCAAGCGCGGTGGGCGCAACCGTGGCCTGCTGGGCCTGGGCATTGCTGCGCTGATCGCCCTTTCGCTGGCCTTGCCGGCGGCGGGCTGGGTGGTGCTGAAGATGCTGCCCTTTGACAATAAGTCGGAGCTGCAAGTGGTGGTGGACCTGCCCGTCGGCACGCCGCTGGAGCAAACCGCCGCCGTGCTGCGCGAGCTGGGCGCCTATCTCGACGGCGTGCCCGAGGTCCGCCACTACCAAGCCTATGCCGGCAGCGCCTCGCCGATCAACTTCAACGGCCTGGTGCGCCAGTACGACCTGCGCAGCGAACCGCAACAAGGCGATATCCAGGTCAATCTGGTGGATCAGAAACACCGCAAGGAGCAAAGCCACGCCATCGCCCTGCGCCTGCGGCCGGAGCTGCAAAAAATCGGCCAGCGCTTTGGCGCCAATGTGAAGTTGGTGGAAGTGCCGCCGGGCCCGCCGGTCATGTCGCCCATCGTGGCGGAGATTTACGGCCCCGAGGCCGCCGGCCGCAACGCCGTGGCCGCCCAGGTGCGCGCCGTCTTCGAGGCCAGCGCCGGCCTGGTGGATGTGGACGACAGCCGCATCGCCAGCGCCCCGCGCCAGCTGTTGCTGATCGACCGCAGCAAGGCCGCCCTGCTCGGTGTGCCGCAAAGCTTGATCGTTAGCACCTTGCGCGCAGGCTTTGCCGGTGAGCCCGTCACCTATCTGCACGACCAAAGCCGCAGCCCGGTGCCCGCGGTGCTGCAACTGCCGCCCTCAAGCCAAGGCGATATCAACAGCTTGCTGGCCTTGACGGTGCGCAGCCAAAGCGGCGCCAGCGTGGCGATCCGCGAGCTGGTGACGCTGTCAGACACGCTGCGCGAGCAGCCGATCTTCCACAAAGACGGCCTGCCGGTGAACTATGTGATGGCCGATATGGCCGACGCCAAAACTGGGCTGGACAGCCCCCTCTACGGCCTGTTCAAAATGCGCGGCGAGATCCAAAAAATCAGCACGCCAGGTGGCGGCACTCTGCAAGAGTTCTTCATCAAGCAGCCCACTGATGCCCTGCGCGACTACAGCATCAAATGGGACGGCGAATGGCAGATCACCTATGAGACCTTCCGCGATATGGGCCTGGCCTATGGCGTCGGGCTGATCCTGATCTATCTGCTGGTGGTGGCCCAGTTCGGTTCCTACCTGACGCCGCTGATCATCATGGCGCCGATCCCGCTGACCATCATCGGCGTGATGCCCGGCCACGCTCTGCTGCACGCGCAGTACACGGCCACCAGCATGATCGGCATGATCGCGCTGGCCGGCATCATCGTGCGCAACTCGATTCTGCTGGTGGACTTCATCCAGCTGCAATTGCGCGAAGGCATGGCGCTGGAGCGCGCCATCATCAGCGCCGCCACCGCACGCGCCCAGCCCATCATCCTGACCGGCCTGGCGGCCATGATGGGCGCCTTCTTCATCCTCGACGACCCGATCTTCAACGGTCTGGCGATCTCGCTGATCTTCGGCATCGCCATCTCGACGCTGCTGACTTTGGTCGTTATCCCCTTGCTCTACTTTGTGGCCTACCGCCACGCCCATCCAAAGGAAATTCAATCATGA
- a CDS encoding YgaP family membrane protein has translation MTTWQLVRVIAGTFILASLALGLPGSPVFHSQYWLGFTAFVGINLLQSGLTKWCLMESILAKLGLRRGN, from the coding sequence ATGACCACCTGGCAACTCGTGCGCGTCATCGCCGGCACCTTCATCCTGGCTTCGCTGGCCTTGGGCCTGCCCGGCAGCCCCGTCTTTCACTCCCAATACTGGCTGGGCTTCACCGCTTTTGTGGGCATCAACTTGCTGCAGAGCGGCTTGACGAAATGGTGTTTGATGGAGTCCATCCTGGCCAAGCTCGGCCTGCGGCGCGGTAACTGA
- a CDS encoding ArsR/SmtB family transcription factor yields the protein MQDLPPAALEQIAGYFQALAEPTRLQILNLLRQEERRVGDLAMLCGFSAANVSRHLAVLQQHGLVMRESRGTSAFFRIADPAVYELCDLVCGNIARRSDQVAQERAAFFPPAPRPERESGR from the coding sequence ATGCAAGATCTACCCCCCGCCGCCCTGGAGCAGATCGCTGGCTACTTTCAAGCCTTGGCCGAGCCGACGCGCTTGCAAATTCTCAATTTGCTGCGCCAGGAAGAGCGCCGGGTCGGTGACTTGGCCATGCTGTGCGGTTTTAGTGCCGCCAATGTCTCGCGCCATCTGGCGGTCTTGCAGCAGCATGGTTTGGTGATGCGTGAAAGCCGCGGTACCAGTGCCTTTTTCCGAATTGCCGACCCTGCGGTCTACGAACTCTGCGACCTGGTGTGTGGGAATATTGCCCGCCGTTCGGATCAGGTGGCGCAGGAGCGCGCGGCATTCTTCCCGCCCGCACCCCGGCCAGAGCGTGAATCCGGGCGCTAA